One Meriones unguiculatus strain TT.TT164.6M chromosome 5, Bangor_MerUng_6.1, whole genome shotgun sequence DNA segment encodes these proteins:
- the LOC110563697 gene encoding charged multivesicular body protein 3 isoform X3, which translates to MGLFGKTQEKPPKELVNEWSLKIRKEMRVVDRQIRDIQREEEKVKRSVKDAAKKGQKEVCVVLAKEMIRSRKAVSKLYASKAHMNSVLMGMKNQLAVLRVAGSLQKSTEVMKAMQSLVKIPEIQATMRELSKEMMKAGIIEEMLEDTFESMDDQEEMEEAAEMEIDRILFEITAGALGKAPSKVTDALPEPEPAGAMAASEEGEEEDDEEDLEAMQSRLATLRS; encoded by the exons ATGGGGCTGTTTGGAAAAACCCAGGAGAAGCCTCCCAAAGAGCTG GTCAATGAATGGTCATTgaagatcagaaaggaaatgaGAGTTGTTGACAGGCAAATACGAG ATATccaaagagaagaggagaaagtaaAACGGTCTGTGAAAGATGCAGCCAAAAAGGGCCAAAAGGAAGTCTGTGTGGTCCTGGCCAAGGAGATGATCAGGTCAAGGAAGGCTGTGAGCAAGCTCTATGCATCCAAAGCACACATGAACTCTGTGCTCATGGGCATGAAGAACCAGCTGG CGGTCCTAAGAGTAGCTGGCTCCctgcagaagagcacagaagtGATGAAGGCCATGCAGAGTCTTGTGAAGATCCCAGAAATCCAGGCCACCATGAGGGAGCTGTCCAAAGAGATGATGAAG GCTGGAATCATAGAGGAGATGCTGGAGGATACATTTGAAAGCATGGATGAtcaggaagaaatggaagaagcagCAGAAATGGAGATTGACAGAATCCTCTTTGAAATCACAGCAG GAGCCTTGGGCAAAGCACCCAGTAAAGTAACCGACGCCCTTCCTGAGCCTGAACCTGCAGGAGCAATGGCTGcctcagaagaaggagaggaggaggatgatGAAGAAGACCTGGAGGCCATGCAGTCCCGGCTGGCCACACTCCGAAGCTAG